In one window of Syngnathus scovelli strain Florida chromosome 20, RoL_Ssco_1.2, whole genome shotgun sequence DNA:
- the LOC125990492 gene encoding tumor necrosis factor alpha-induced protein 2 isoform X1, with translation MEDKVDGGSRRWLKFPARFRKNVRSQERKTGQRSDEVQSEDGNRKLPEDELEEIGRKLSIQEEELLSLDQPSEEDVDRFWQDLEVLKLRILTVVQESLTSDDLGGRLTDAVAAMRLQEQLDRRWAGGGGPPWRPLKCLGSHNALLADVVESRLEEAALDGDRDTAGGLSSPVKRRVCGMGKRVKADLLRCVRMLQPRYEPHLDLLNVYAGLCHRSFSARLSSMIRDGLEADDCAYLLFWVNTFYPQEILEHEELRGKLKTGCLGALLQQDQRRQLEELFMNNKEERISEWLLKALQREEEKWTSTNMPEVMDDFFFCPLAIDVIQVALPSRLSRAFYIASAHDVFSGDRRFPRRLERRPRGRRHQISQDRDSPGALPPQVQEDLGEVVAEKRRACGSVDEGSRGLRGTTQIPRDYITVKLASHGHRCAAILDTLQDFAFSTFTRPIHGELKVHYKQLWTAGWLDGSLSVMDSLLDSLFQLFRLHLSGLKASCRHSLAATFQRQLLLEYLRRMSNGRLKSDEERAGAAERMAEDGDKMDDFFYAGGERFGPMLRHLADVLHPHHLGSFQQEMVAFVRKFPNFSQPALSALLALKSDVSAADVGAIRRAMEEELTSTNQTPALL, from the exons ATGGAAGACAAGGTGGATGGGGGGAGCAGAAGGTGGCTCAAGTTCCCAGCAAGGTTCCGCAAGAACGTCAGGTCGCAGGAACGCAAAACAGGTCAGAGGTCAGACGAGGTGCAGTCGGAGGACGGCAACCGCAAATTGCCGGAGGACGAGCTGGAGGAGATCGGCAGGAAGTTGTCGATCCAGGAAGAGGAGCTCCTGAGTCTGGACCAACCGAGTGAGGAAGACGTGGACCGGTTCTGGCAAGACCTGGAGGTGCTGAAGCTGCGAATCCTGACAGTGGTTCAGGAGAGCTTGACCTCTGATGACCTCGGCGGCCGTCTGACCGACGCCGTGGCTGCCATGCGGCTTCAGGAGCAACTGGACCGGCGCTGGGCGGGCGGCGGCGGCCCACCGTGGCGACCTCTCAAATGTTTGGGCTCTCACAATGCTCTTCTGGCCGACGTGGTCGAGTCCAGGCTGGAGGAAGCTGCCCTAGATGGCGACCGGGACACGGCCGGCGGGCTTTCCTCACCTGTCAAGAGGCGG GTGTGCGGCATGGGCAAGCGCGTGAAGGCGGACCTTCTGCGCTGCGTGCGCATGCTGCAGCCGCGTTACGAGCCTCACCTGGACCTGCTCAACGTTTACGCCGGTTTGTGTCATCGTTCCTTCTCTGCCCGACTGAGCAGCATGATCCGAGACGGACTTGAAGCGGACGACTGCGCCTACCTGCTCTTCTGGGTCAACACCTTCTACCCGCA GGAAATCCTTGAGCATGAAGAACTGCGCGGGAAGTTGAAGACGGGGTGCCTGGGGGCTTTGCTCCAGCAGGATCAACGACGGCAGCTGGAGGAGCTCTTCATGAACAACAAAGAG GAGCGGATCTCCGAGTGGTTGCTTAAAGCCCTGcagagagaagaagaaaagtgGACCAGCACCAACATGCCAGAAGTCATGGATGACTTCTTCTTCTGCCCGCTGGCCATCGACGTCATTCAGGTTGCGCTTCCTTCGCGTTTGTCTCGCGCCTTTTACATAGCCAGCGCGCATGATGTCTTTTCAGGTGATAGACGGTTCCCTCGCAGACTTGAGCGCCGTCCTCGGGGACGACGGCATCAAATCTCACAAGATCGCGACTCACCTGGAGCGCTTCCTCCTCAG GTACAAGAAGACCTTGGAGAAGTTGTCGCAGAGAAAAGACGAGCGTGCGGCAGCGTGGATGAAGGCTCACGTGGCTTGCGAGGAACAACTCAG ATCCCCAGAGATTACATCACCGTTAAACTGGCGAGTCACGGCCATCGCtgtgcggccatcttggatacgCTGCAGGATTTTGCCTTCTCTACTTTTACTCGTCCCATCCACGGGGAGCTCAAG GTGCATTACAAGCAGTTATGGACGGCGGGCTGGCTAGACGGTTCATTGTCGGTCATGGACTCGCTGCTGGATTCTTTGTTCCAACTCTTCAGGCTTCATCTGAGCGGCCTCAAGGCTTCCTGCAGACAC AGCTTAGCGGCTACGTTCCAGCGCCAGTTGCTGTTGGAGTACTTGAGGAGAATGTCAAATGGGCGTTTGAAGAGCGACGAGGAGCGGGCGGGCGCGGCCGAGAGGATGGCGGAGGACGGCGATAAGATGGACGACTTCTTCTATGCG GGCGGCGAACGCTTTGGACCAATGCTCCGCCATCTGGCCGACGTGCTTCACCCGCACCATCTGGGAAGCTTCCAGCAAGAAATGGTCGCCTTCGTCAGGAAGTTCCCAAACTTCAG TCAGCCGGCGTTGTCGGCACTGCTCGCCCTCAAGTCGGACGTCTCGGCGGCTGACGTTGGCGCCATCAGACGTGCGATGGAGGAGGAGCTAACTTCCACCAATCAGACGCCGGCGCTCTTATAG
- the LOC125990492 gene encoding tumor necrosis factor alpha-induced protein 2 isoform X2, translating to MEDKVDGGSRRWLKFPARFRKNVRSQERKTGQRSDEVQSEDGNRKLPEDELEEIGRKLSIQEEELLSLDQPSEEDVDRFWQDLEVLKLRILTVVQESLTSDDLGGRLTDAVAAMRLQEQLDRRWAGGGGPPWRPLKCLGSHNALLADVVESRLEEAALDGDRDTAGGLSSPVKRRVCGMGKRVKADLLRCVRMLQPRYEPHLDLLNVYAGLCHRSFSARLSSMIRDGLEADDCAYLLFWVNTFYPQEILEHEELRGKLKTGCLGALLQQDQRRQLEELFMNNKEERISEWLLKALQREEEKWTSTNMPEVMDDFFFCPLAIDVIQVIDGSLADLSAVLGDDGIKSHKIATHLERFLLRYKKTLEKLSQRKDERAAAWMKAHVACEEQLRDYITVKLASHGHRCAAILDTLQDFAFSTFTRPIHGELKVHYKQLWTAGWLDGSLSVMDSLLDSLFQLFRLHLSGLKASCRHSLAATFQRQLLLEYLRRMSNGRLKSDEERAGAAERMAEDGDKMDDFFYAGGERFGPMLRHLADVLHPHHLGSFQQEMVAFVRKFPNFSQPALSALLALKSDVSAADVGAIRRAMEEELTSTNQTPALL from the exons ATGGAAGACAAGGTGGATGGGGGGAGCAGAAGGTGGCTCAAGTTCCCAGCAAGGTTCCGCAAGAACGTCAGGTCGCAGGAACGCAAAACAGGTCAGAGGTCAGACGAGGTGCAGTCGGAGGACGGCAACCGCAAATTGCCGGAGGACGAGCTGGAGGAGATCGGCAGGAAGTTGTCGATCCAGGAAGAGGAGCTCCTGAGTCTGGACCAACCGAGTGAGGAAGACGTGGACCGGTTCTGGCAAGACCTGGAGGTGCTGAAGCTGCGAATCCTGACAGTGGTTCAGGAGAGCTTGACCTCTGATGACCTCGGCGGCCGTCTGACCGACGCCGTGGCTGCCATGCGGCTTCAGGAGCAACTGGACCGGCGCTGGGCGGGCGGCGGCGGCCCACCGTGGCGACCTCTCAAATGTTTGGGCTCTCACAATGCTCTTCTGGCCGACGTGGTCGAGTCCAGGCTGGAGGAAGCTGCCCTAGATGGCGACCGGGACACGGCCGGCGGGCTTTCCTCACCTGTCAAGAGGCGG GTGTGCGGCATGGGCAAGCGCGTGAAGGCGGACCTTCTGCGCTGCGTGCGCATGCTGCAGCCGCGTTACGAGCCTCACCTGGACCTGCTCAACGTTTACGCCGGTTTGTGTCATCGTTCCTTCTCTGCCCGACTGAGCAGCATGATCCGAGACGGACTTGAAGCGGACGACTGCGCCTACCTGCTCTTCTGGGTCAACACCTTCTACCCGCA GGAAATCCTTGAGCATGAAGAACTGCGCGGGAAGTTGAAGACGGGGTGCCTGGGGGCTTTGCTCCAGCAGGATCAACGACGGCAGCTGGAGGAGCTCTTCATGAACAACAAAGAG GAGCGGATCTCCGAGTGGTTGCTTAAAGCCCTGcagagagaagaagaaaagtgGACCAGCACCAACATGCCAGAAGTCATGGATGACTTCTTCTTCTGCCCGCTGGCCATCGACGTCATTCAG GTGATAGACGGTTCCCTCGCAGACTTGAGCGCCGTCCTCGGGGACGACGGCATCAAATCTCACAAGATCGCGACTCACCTGGAGCGCTTCCTCCTCAG GTACAAGAAGACCTTGGAGAAGTTGTCGCAGAGAAAAGACGAGCGTGCGGCAGCGTGGATGAAGGCTCACGTGGCTTGCGAGGAACAACTCAG AGATTACATCACCGTTAAACTGGCGAGTCACGGCCATCGCtgtgcggccatcttggatacgCTGCAGGATTTTGCCTTCTCTACTTTTACTCGTCCCATCCACGGGGAGCTCAAG GTGCATTACAAGCAGTTATGGACGGCGGGCTGGCTAGACGGTTCATTGTCGGTCATGGACTCGCTGCTGGATTCTTTGTTCCAACTCTTCAGGCTTCATCTGAGCGGCCTCAAGGCTTCCTGCAGACAC AGCTTAGCGGCTACGTTCCAGCGCCAGTTGCTGTTGGAGTACTTGAGGAGAATGTCAAATGGGCGTTTGAAGAGCGACGAGGAGCGGGCGGGCGCGGCCGAGAGGATGGCGGAGGACGGCGATAAGATGGACGACTTCTTCTATGCG GGCGGCGAACGCTTTGGACCAATGCTCCGCCATCTGGCCGACGTGCTTCACCCGCACCATCTGGGAAGCTTCCAGCAAGAAATGGTCGCCTTCGTCAGGAAGTTCCCAAACTTCAG TCAGCCGGCGTTGTCGGCACTGCTCGCCCTCAAGTCGGACGTCTCGGCGGCTGACGTTGGCGCCATCAGACGTGCGATGGAGGAGGAGCTAACTTCCACCAATCAGACGCCGGCGCTCTTATAG